One Aegilops tauschii subsp. strangulata cultivar AL8/78 chromosome 7, Aet v6.0, whole genome shotgun sequence genomic window carries:
- the LOC141027610 gene encoding uncharacterized protein, with product MDGEDDEDQYENEMEEFENYTEQEESEEHPPPPNADSQNLKLDTYVTLAMYATLANQTVDHEIRVTTTYDLSMRIHDYFLANRGARYMMFNRQYPNVKQGELSVDKYARCMKLLKVGLANFDHAATEVDLTTQFLHGLDQHVDTIHVVLGDIVPLPPFDTVFSRVKLAKENIA from the exons ATGGACGGTGAGGACGACGAGGATCAGTATGAGAATGAAATGGAGGAGTTTGAGAATTACACGGAGCAGGAGGAGAGTGAGG AGCATCCACCGCCACCCAATGCGGACAGCCAGAACCTCAAGCTCGACACCTATGTCACCCTTGCCATGTATGCCACTCTTGCCAATCAGACTGTCGATCACGAGATCAGGGTCACCACCACCTATGATCTCTCGATGCGGATCCACGATTATTTCCTAGCCAACCGAGGGGCCCGCTACATGATGTTCAATAGGCAATATCCAAACGTCAAGCAGGGTGAACTGTCTGTGGACAAGTATGCGCGCTGCATGAAGCTTCTCAAAGTCGGTCTCGCGAACTTTGATCACGCCGCCACCGAGGTTGATCTCACCACGCAGTTCCTACACGGCCTCGACCAACACGTCGACACCATACACGTGGTTTTGGGCGACATCGTCCCCCTGCCGCCCTTCGATACGGTCTTCTCACGAGTCAAGCTCGCCAAGGAGAATATTGCATAG